The Spirosoma sp. SC4-14 DNA window GCTCGATTCGCTCGAATCGCATGATCGAAATTACCGACAGCTAAAAGAGTATTGCATGCGTTGTTTGCTCGATGATTATATGGCCGATTCATTAACCATCGAACAGGTGAAAACGACATTGAATTTTTACCGATGGCTAAACCGATTTTCGGCCGACAAACGAGTGGTCATAAATATTCCTTCGGCAACGCTACGGGTTATCGACCGCCAGGGCGAAACATTGCTCAGTAGCCGTGTCATTGTTGGTAAACCCAAAACGCCCACTCCCGTTTTTACAGCGCAGATTCTCAATGTTATAACATATCCCTACTGGAATGTGCCCCGGTCGATTGCGGTTAATGAACTGCTACCTAAAATTCGTAAAAATCCGGCCACTACGCTTGCCGATATGAACTTACAGGTCATTAATACCAATGGCCGTATCGTGTCACCCGATTCAATCGACTGGTCGATTAGCGTTAAGAATTTTCCGTATCGCCTACGGCAATCAACCGGCTGCGATAATGCGCTGGGCCTTTTGAAGTTCACAATCAATGATCCGTACGACATTTACCTGCACGACACTAATCAGCGGACGTTGTTTGCAAATGAATCGCGCTGGCTTAGTCACGGTTGTATCCGGGTCGAGAAACCAACCGAACTGGCTAATTTGCTGCTGGGAGCCAATCGGTTCGACGCGTCGTTTATGAATCGATGCCAAAAGCAGGCAAGCCCTAAAACCATTACCTTGCCTCAGCCAATTCCGGTAATTGTTTCCTACAACATTCTCGATGTCGACGATGCCGGAGCTATTCAGGTATATCGCGACGTGTACCACTGGTGGCGGCTGGATTTGTAAGATGGTTTGTTTATGGTTTACGGTTGCTTTGCATGAGTAGGATGTATGCCGATAAGCAGAGCAATCGTAAACCATAAATCACCCTTAACTACGAACTTCAGGCATATCGAGACCATTTTGCCGGATGTAGACCCCATGTTCATGGAGTTTGTTTTGGCACCATAGGGTTAATGCCTGGATGCCGGGCTGTTTTTCAATACGGTCCAATGCCGAAAGCACTAGCTGATAGCGACTCATGTTGTTGAGTACTAGCATATCGAAAGGTGTGGTTGTACGCCCTTCTTCCATATAACCCCGGACATGGAATCGGTTAGGATTGGTCCGATGGTGTAGTAATTCATGAATCAGCGTTGGGTAGCCGTGAAAAGCGAAGATAACGGGTTTGTTGGGCGTGAAAAGCTGATCGAAAGCCGATTCCCGAAAACCATGCGGATGATCTTCGGGCGACATTATGGTCAGCAAATCCAGTACATTCACTACCCGTACGCTCAGATTGGGCATATGCTCTTTAAGAATAGCGGCTGCTGCCACCGTTTCGTTGGTCGGAACATCGCCTGCACAGGCCATCACCACATCGGGTTCGTTGCCTAACTCATGACTCGCCCATTGCCAGACCGACATTCCCCGGCTACAGTGTGCTTTGGCCTCGTCTATGGTTAGCCACTGCTTTTGGCTGGCTTTAGAGGCAACAATCAGATTGATGTAATCGCGACTGCGGAGGCAATGATCAGTCACGGAGAGCAGGCAATTGGCATCGGGTGGGAGATATACCCGCGCTACGGAGCTTTTCTTGGCTACTACTGAATTTATAAAACTGGGTACCTGGTGCGTATAACCATTGTGATCCTGACGCCATACGTGCGATGTGAGTAGGTAATTTAACGATGCCAGCGGTTTTCGCCAGGCTGTTTCCTTGCTTACTTTCAGCCATTTAGCATACTGGTTAAGCATGGAGTCTACCAATGGAATAAACGCTTCATAACAGCCAAAGAGTCCGTGGCGTCCCGTAAGCAGATAGCCTTCCAGCCAACCTTCGCAAGTGTGTTCACTCAAAATTTCCATAACCCGACCCTCGGGCGAAAGGTATTCGTCTGTTTCGACCATTGGGCCCATCCAGGCCCGACTGGTTGCGTCGAAGAGGGGCGTCATGCGGTTAGAGGTCGTTTCGTCCGGGCAAACAATACGGAAGTTCTGGTTCGACTCATTCTGCCGGAACACCTCAGCTAAAAACGTAGCCAGCGTATGCGTACCCTCAACCGACACCGCTCCCGGCGATGGTACCGAAACCGCATAATCGGCAAAATTGGGAAGATTGAGTGGCACGATCCGTTCGCCCCCATTGGCATTTGGATTCATGCCAATGCGTAGGTTACCCGTAGGGCAACTATTGACCACATCGGCAAAAGGCCGTCCGAGTTCATCGAATAGCTTTTCGGGATGATAGCTGCGGAGCCAGTGTTCGAGCGAAGCAAGCTGCGACGATTTGTGTGCCGGATCGGCTACTGGAAGCTGGTGCGAATGAAAAGTATTTTCGATGGGTTGCCCATCAACTGTTAGAGGGCAGGTCCAGCCTTTGGGGGTTTGCAGAATAAGCATTGGCCAGGCCGGAACACCCGTCAGCATACCTGCACGGGCCTGTTGCTGAATTTCCTGAATTTCCTGATAAGCCCAGTTCATGGCTTTCCACATAGCTACATGAACTTGCATAGGATCGCTGCCGCCAACAATTCGGACCTGATAACCGTAACCTGTAAACAGGTGAACTAGCTCGTCATGGCTCATTCGGCCATAAATTGTTGGGCCCGAAAGTTTGTAGCCATTGGCGTGTAATATCGGTAAAACAGCTCCCGATGTGGCCGGATTCAGGTATTTGTTCGAATGCCAGGCGGCTGCCAGCGGCCC harbors:
- a CDS encoding L,D-transpeptidase family protein, with the protein product MVRSLIFLLLGPVLAIAQTSDDWTRLRQYADEIGVDSLCSTPDATCLKTYFTQIVYGRPSRRLGYQGLAQHIDTARINRLTSQFLAGADWCPLLDSLESHDRNYRQLKEYCMRCLLDDYMADSLTIEQVKTTLNFYRWLNRFSADKRVVINIPSATLRVIDRQGETLLSSRVIVGKPKTPTPVFTAQILNVITYPYWNVPRSIAVNELLPKIRKNPATTLADMNLQVINTNGRIVSPDSIDWSISVKNFPYRLRQSTGCDNALGLLKFTINDPYDIYLHDTNQRTLFANESRWLSHGCIRVEKPTELANLLLGANRFDASFMNRCQKQASPKTITLPQPIPVIVSYNILDVDDAGAIQVYRDVYHWWRLDL
- a CDS encoding phosphoketolase family protein, with the translated sequence MTQSIESSTIPQIDRLDQLHRYWQATNYLGAAQLYLRDNFLLERPLLPSDIKPRLLGHWGTQPGLNLIYTHLNRLIQHTDAHVLLVVGPGHGAPAILANLYLEGTLGEFDPQYKVGLKGMRHLISEFSWPGGLPSHLVPGTPGQIQEGGELGYSLSHAYGAALDNPDLLVTCVVGDGEAETGPLAAAWHSNKYLNPATSGAVLPILHANGYKLSGPTIYGRMSHDELVHLFTGYGYQVRIVGGSDPMQVHVAMWKAMNWAYQEIQEIQQQARAGMLTGVPAWPMLILQTPKGWTCPLTVDGQPIENTFHSHQLPVADPAHKSSQLASLEHWLRSYHPEKLFDELGRPFADVVNSCPTGNLRIGMNPNANGGERIVPLNLPNFADYAVSVPSPGAVSVEGTHTLATFLAEVFRQNESNQNFRIVCPDETTSNRMTPLFDATSRAWMGPMVETDEYLSPEGRVMEILSEHTCEGWLEGYLLTGRHGLFGCYEAFIPLVDSMLNQYAKWLKVSKETAWRKPLASLNYLLTSHVWRQDHNGYTHQVPSFINSVVAKKSSVARVYLPPDANCLLSVTDHCLRSRDYINLIVASKASQKQWLTIDEAKAHCSRGMSVWQWASHELGNEPDVVMACAGDVPTNETVAAAAILKEHMPNLSVRVVNVLDLLTIMSPEDHPHGFRESAFDQLFTPNKPVIFAFHGYPTLIHELLHHRTNPNRFHVRGYMEEGRTTTPFDMLVLNNMSRYQLVLSALDRIEKQPGIQALTLWCQNKLHEHGVYIRQNGLDMPEVRS